Part of the Halogeometricum rufum genome, CGGCCCGCTCTGGGTCGTCTGCGTCGCCTGGTCGCCGCCGCCGGACGTCGCAGTCGACCCGCCGCCCTCCGTCGCCGTCGACGGCCTGTCGCCGGTGCCCGCACAACCGGCGAGGCCCGCCGCACCGGTGAGTCCGAGGTACTTGAGAAGCTGTCGCCGGTCGAGACTGCTGTCTGCTCCAGTCATTGGTGCTCGTCCTTGAGTCAGTATGAGGAAAGATACTTATAGATAACGATTGGTGCAGGTTCGAGCGCGGAGAGAGGAAGTGAGCGGGAGAGGCAGTGAGCGAGAGAACCGTCGCGACGCCGGCCCTACGGCGAGCGTCGTACCGAGAGGTCGCTCGCGGCCGCCTCGACGACTGCCGCGTCGAACCCGTCGAGCGACGACTCGCCCACTCGGAAGTCGGCGTCGTCCGGGGCGTCGACGGCGACGGGGTCGCTCGTGAAGTTACTCACCCACGTCAGGCCGTCGCGTTCGTTCACCCGGACGCCGTCGGGGAGGCGGTCGGTCGTCGCGACGCCCGCCCGGGAGAGGACGCCCGAGACGAGTTCGTCCGCGAGGTCCGCGCCGGGCCAGACGCCGCAGTAGACGACCGACCCGCCGTCGGTCGGCGCGCGCGTGACGGCGGGCGTCCCCGCCGCGAGGTCCGTCGTGTGCGTCGCCACCGTCTCGGTGTCCTCGTCGGGGACGAGCCACTCGGACCAGACGGAGACGGCGCGGGACCCCGCGTCCGTCTCGACCGCGAGGTCCACGTCCGCGGGGTAGCTCTCGTGTTGGTCGACCCGAACGCCCGCGAGGTCGGCGAACGGGCCGGGGGCGAGTTCCTCGTGGAGTTGGTTGGAGGGGGTCTTCACGCCGGAGCGAGCGCCGAGGAGCAGTTCGCCGCCGTCCTCGACGAACTCGCGCAGGTGCGCCGCGCGCTCGTCGTCCGCGAGGTGGAGCGACGGCGCGACGACGGCGGCGTAGTCCGAGAGGTCGGTCTCCGGGTGGACGAGGTCGACCTGCACACCGCGGGCGCGGAGCGCGCGGTAGTAGGTCCGGGCGTGCTCCCAGTAGTCGAACTCGGGCGCGTGGGGTTGCGCGTCTATCGCCCACCAGTCGTCGTAGTCGTGCAGGAGTGCCACCGGCGCGTCGACGTGGGCCGCGTCCACGTCGGCGAGTTCGGACGCCGCGGCGACGGCGTCGCGATAGCCCCTGTCCGGACTGCCGTCCTGCTTTCTGAGGCCGGCGTGGTACTGCTCCTGCCCCTGCCTGCATCGTCGCCACCGAAAGTAGAGGACGGCGTCCGCGCCGTGGGCCGTCGCGTGGTGCGCCCACAGGCGCATCGCCCCCTCGCCGGGTTGCGGGCAGTGCGGCGGCCAGTTCACGTCGCCGGGTTGCTGCTCCATCACCCAGAACGGCGCGTCGTTCGTGCCGCGGTAGAGGTCGTGGTTCATCCCCACCTGGTCGGGGTCGCCCGCGCGGAGTTCGTCCATCGACGGCGCGCCCGCGCGCCGGTCCTGCACGAACCCCGTCGGGTACGAGTCCCACGTCACGAGGTCGAGGTCGTCGGCGACGGCGTGGGCGTCCAGCGTCTCGAAGTCGCCCATGAAGTTGTGCGCGACGAACCAGTCGTCGTCGCGGTCACGGAGTATCTCGGCGTGGACGCGGTTGTAGTCGACGACGCTGTCCGACGAGAAGCGTCGGTAGTCGAGCAGGTGGGAGGGATGGTGTTCGGCCGGCGTCGGTCGCGGCGGGTCGACCGCCTCGAACGAGTCGTACCGCTGGCTCCAGAACGTCGTCCCCCACTTCTCGTTGAGGTCATCGACATCGTCGTACGTCTCCCGAAGCCAGTCCGAGAACGCCGCCGCGCAGTCGTCGCAGTAACACCGGACCGTCCGGTGACAGCCGAACTCGTTGTCGGTCTGCCAGCCGACGACGGCGTCCTCGTCGGCGTACCGGTCGGCCATCTCCGAGACGACGCGACGCGTCTCGCGACGGTAGACGGGGGAGTTGAAGCAGTAGTGACGGCGAGAGCCGAAGTGGCGGGGCGTGCCGTCGGGGTCCGCCTGCAGAATCTCGGGGTGGCGGTCGACCAACCACTTCGGCGGCGTCGCCGTCGGCGTACACAGGACGACCTTCAAGCCGTGGTCCGCGAGTGTCGCTATCGCCTCGTCCAACCAGTCGAACTCGTAGACCCCGCGTTCGGGTTCGAGGACGGCCCACGAGAACTCCGCCAGCCGGACGTACTCGATGCCGGCCTCTGCCATCTGTTCTGCGTCGCGCTCCCACCGCTCTCGCGGCCAGTGTTCGGGGAAGTAGCACACGCCGATAGTCATCGTCTATCTCCCCTCTCTCCGGCCGAAGAGAAAAGCGTTCCCCGACGACGCGTCCGGTGCCGGCGGCCCGGTGTCGGCGCATCCCTCCACCCGGCACGCTTATATCTCCCTCACTGCACCTGCGTACCATGCCGACGATTACGTTCATCGGAGCGGGCAGTATGGTGTTCGCGCGGAAGTTGATCGGAGACGTGCTCTCGTTCCCGGCACTCGCCGACAGCGAGATTCGGCTGATGGACATCGACGAACGCCGCCTGTCGCAGACGGCGCGCGTCGCCGAAGCGATGGTCGAGAACGAGGGTCTCGACGCGACGGTTCTGGCGACGACGGACCGCCGGGAGGCCCTCGACGGCGCGGACTACGTCCTGAACATGATCAACGTGGGCGGGGAGGAACCGTTCGAGAACGAGATTCGAATCCCCGAACGGTACGGCGTCGAACAGGCCATCGGCGACACCGCCGGCCCCGGCGGCATCTTCCGCGCCCTCAGGACCATCCCGACGATGCTGGACATCGCCCGGGACGTGGAGGAGTGCTGTCCCGACGCCCTCTTCATGAACTACACGAACCCGATGTCGATGCTCTGCCGGGCGATGTTCGAGGCGACGGACGTGGAGACGGTGGGTCTCTGCCACTCCGTCCCGCACACCGCGGAGGCGATTGCCGACT contains:
- a CDS encoding beta-galactosidase, with the protein product MTIGVCYFPEHWPRERWERDAEQMAEAGIEYVRLAEFSWAVLEPERGVYEFDWLDEAIATLADHGLKVVLCTPTATPPKWLVDRHPEILQADPDGTPRHFGSRRHYCFNSPVYRRETRRVVSEMADRYADEDAVVGWQTDNEFGCHRTVRCYCDDCAAAFSDWLRETYDDVDDLNEKWGTTFWSQRYDSFEAVDPPRPTPAEHHPSHLLDYRRFSSDSVVDYNRVHAEILRDRDDDWFVAHNFMGDFETLDAHAVADDLDLVTWDSYPTGFVQDRRAGAPSMDELRAGDPDQVGMNHDLYRGTNDAPFWVMEQQPGDVNWPPHCPQPGEGAMRLWAHHATAHGADAVLYFRWRRCRQGQEQYHAGLRKQDGSPDRGYRDAVAAASELADVDAAHVDAPVALLHDYDDWWAIDAQPHAPEFDYWEHARTYYRALRARGVQVDLVHPETDLSDYAAVVAPSLHLADDERAAHLREFVEDGGELLLGARSGVKTPSNQLHEELAPGPFADLAGVRVDQHESYPADVDLAVETDAGSRAVSVWSEWLVPDEDTETVATHTTDLAAGTPAVTRAPTDGGSVVYCGVWPGADLADELVSGVLSRAGVATTDRLPDGVRVNERDGLTWVSNFTSDPVAVDAPDDADFRVGESSLDGFDAAVVEAAASDLSVRRSP